The following coding sequences lie in one Bordetella genomosp. 9 genomic window:
- the lapB gene encoding lipopolysaccharide assembly protein LapB, translated as MDFEPWWLIFVPLLFALGWLAARFDIRQMLSETRVLPDSYFRGLNFLLNEEPDRAIDAFVEVAKLDPETTELHFALGSLFRRRGEMERAIRVHQSLLNRADLPAAEREHAQHELAQDFLKAGMLDRAEAGFNQLRDTRYSLQALRSLIRIYESEHDWPRAIDAVKTLRGLVDEPVPQLVHYHCELAQQALSQQPPDLEAAQTALDAADHAANIATDAGSPSKGSEVRIAMLRARLAAAEGDAKRERLHLESVLTDAPDYAGLVAEDLLESYQASGESAAVLDLLQKQYAKHPSLDLFNTVFRELRAQQGAAPAWAFARSALRHHPSLLGLDRLLEAELAAPGGDGEVSPVPGADLSLLRTLIHKHTQRLDRYACRNCGFQARRYYWQCPGCNAWETYAPRRLEELE; from the coding sequence GTGGATTTTGAGCCCTGGTGGTTGATATTCGTCCCATTGCTTTTCGCATTGGGCTGGCTGGCGGCGCGCTTCGATATCCGCCAGATGTTGTCCGAAACGCGCGTGCTGCCCGACTCTTATTTCCGCGGCCTGAATTTCCTCTTGAATGAGGAGCCGGACCGGGCCATCGACGCCTTCGTGGAAGTCGCCAAGCTGGACCCGGAGACGACGGAGCTGCACTTCGCGCTGGGCAGTCTGTTCCGCCGCCGCGGCGAGATGGAACGCGCGATCCGGGTGCACCAGAGCCTGCTGAATCGGGCCGACCTGCCGGCCGCCGAGCGTGAGCATGCGCAGCACGAACTGGCGCAGGATTTCCTGAAAGCCGGCATGCTGGACCGCGCCGAGGCGGGGTTCAATCAATTGCGGGACACGCGTTATTCCCTGCAGGCGTTGCGCTCCCTCATCCGCATCTATGAGTCGGAGCACGATTGGCCGCGTGCCATCGATGCCGTCAAGACGCTGCGCGGGCTGGTCGACGAACCGGTCCCGCAGTTGGTGCACTATCACTGCGAGCTCGCGCAGCAGGCGCTGTCGCAGCAGCCGCCCGACCTGGAAGCCGCCCAGACCGCGCTGGACGCCGCCGACCATGCCGCGAATATCGCCACGGACGCGGGGTCGCCGAGCAAAGGCTCCGAGGTCCGTATCGCCATGCTGCGCGCCCGGCTGGCCGCGGCCGAAGGCGACGCCAAACGCGAACGCCTGCATCTGGAATCCGTGCTGACGGACGCGCCGGACTATGCGGGCCTGGTGGCCGAGGACCTGCTTGAAAGCTACCAGGCCAGCGGCGAGTCCGCGGCCGTACTGGATCTGTTGCAGAAGCAGTACGCCAAGCACCCCTCGCTAGACCTCTTCAACACGGTATTTCGCGAACTGCGCGCGCAGCAGGGCGCGGCGCCGGCCTGGGCGTTCGCCCGTTCCGCCTTGCGGCATCATCCGTCGCTGCTGGGTTTGGACCGCCTGCTGGAGGCCGAACTGGCCGCGCCGGGCGGGGATGGGGAAGTTAGCCCGGTGCCCGGCGCCGACCTGAGCCTGCTGCGCACCCTGATCCACAAACACACCCAGCGGCTGGATCGCTACGCGTGCCGCAACTGCGGTTTTCAGGCCCGCCGCTATTATTGGCAATGTCCCGGTTGCAACGCATGGGAAACCTATGCGCCGCGCCGTCTGGAAGAACTCGAATGA
- the mltB gene encoding lytic murein transglycosylase B, translating into MFTCRRLLQLGIMAALLAGCSTAQHSPGASALAAGPNAPAPSVPDASVPRIRIGPPPDQGAASTIGSEGDAAAADEQRSAVTTPDGRMRPDVQAFIQQLATERGLPASQLSGALADARFSPTVARLIAPAPGRKISRSWLTYRSRVVEPKRIGWGMAFWQENADTLELAQQRYGVPASIIVAIIGVETLYGRNMGSFRVLDALSTLAFDYPDPNKPERAQMFQGQLADFLTLVLQGKLSLQTLGSYAGAIGMPQFMPGSIMRYAVDGDADGHIDLANSPRDAILSVGNFLMQHGWERGRPIFAPVALPADAARLVDGGLAPTRTWPQLQAAGATAIPSPMATGDVSWQSGMLGVIDLPEESAGTAEYRTATVNFFAVTQYNRSYFYAASVADLAAAIQARMRAVAARPAQLNTPVER; encoded by the coding sequence ATGTTCACCTGTCGGCGCTTACTGCAACTTGGCATCATGGCGGCCCTGCTGGCCGGCTGCTCCACCGCTCAACACAGCCCCGGCGCCTCGGCGCTGGCCGCCGGTCCCAACGCTCCCGCCCCCTCTGTTCCGGACGCCTCCGTGCCCCGCATCCGCATCGGCCCGCCGCCCGACCAGGGCGCGGCCTCGACGATAGGCAGCGAAGGCGACGCTGCGGCCGCCGATGAGCAGCGGTCGGCCGTAACGACCCCGGACGGCCGCATGCGGCCGGACGTGCAGGCCTTCATTCAGCAACTCGCCACGGAGCGCGGCCTGCCGGCCTCGCAGCTCAGCGGCGCGTTGGCCGACGCCCGCTTCAGCCCCACGGTGGCGCGGCTGATCGCGCCGGCGCCGGGACGCAAGATTTCCCGAAGCTGGCTGACCTACCGGTCGCGCGTCGTCGAGCCCAAGCGTATCGGCTGGGGGATGGCGTTCTGGCAGGAAAACGCCGACACCCTGGAACTGGCGCAGCAGCGCTACGGCGTTCCCGCATCCATCATCGTGGCGATCATCGGGGTCGAAACGCTGTACGGCCGCAACATGGGCAGCTTCCGCGTGCTGGACGCGCTGTCGACCCTGGCCTTCGATTATCCGGATCCCAACAAGCCGGAACGGGCGCAAATGTTCCAGGGGCAATTGGCGGATTTCCTGACGCTGGTGCTGCAAGGAAAGCTGAGCCTGCAGACGCTGGGTTCCTACGCCGGCGCCATTGGCATGCCGCAGTTCATGCCGGGCAGCATCATGCGCTATGCCGTGGACGGCGATGCCGACGGCCATATCGATCTGGCCAACAGCCCGCGCGACGCCATTTTGTCCGTGGGCAACTTCCTGATGCAGCATGGCTGGGAGCGGGGACGCCCGATCTTCGCGCCGGTCGCACTGCCGGCGGACGCCGCACGGCTGGTCGATGGCGGCCTGGCGCCGACACGGACATGGCCGCAGTTGCAGGCCGCGGGCGCTACGGCCATACCCTCGCCAATGGCGACCGGCGACGTCAGCTGGCAGTCGGGCATGCTGGGCGTCATCGACCTGCCGGAGGAATCCGCCGGCACGGCGGAATACCGCACGGCCACGGTGAACTTCTTCGCCGTGACCCAATACAACCGCAGCTATTTCTACGCGGCCTCGGTGGCCGACCTGGCGGCAGCCATACAGGCGAGGATGCGGGCCGTGGCCGCCCGCCCCGCTCAGTTGAACACGCCGGTGGAAAGATAG
- a CDS encoding ComEA family DNA-binding protein yields the protein MNPFLHDPVATVHAPPVRLTARRPSLARGAPRCRKPPRQARWPRVLGLIALATGLSMAASPAGALDVNTATIEQLRGVRGLGPKTAETIVKERERGGRYESMEDLSDRVRGIGMRKAQALEAAGLRVEGVRGAEGARSAAGASPASRGSAAGGQAKGGAQQAAGGRQDRQAPRGQR from the coding sequence ATGAACCCTTTCCTGCATGATCCCGTGGCGACCGTCCACGCGCCGCCTGTGCGTCTGACCGCGCGGCGTCCGTCCCTGGCACGCGGCGCGCCGCGCTGCCGCAAGCCGCCGCGGCAAGCCAGGTGGCCCCGCGTGCTTGGCCTGATCGCGTTGGCCACGGGGCTTTCCATGGCCGCTTCACCTGCCGGCGCGCTGGATGTGAACACCGCTACGATCGAGCAGTTGCGTGGCGTCCGCGGCCTGGGGCCGAAGACGGCGGAAACCATCGTCAAGGAACGCGAGCGGGGGGGCCGCTACGAGTCCATGGAGGATCTGTCGGACCGCGTGCGCGGCATCGGAATGCGCAAGGCTCAGGCGTTGGAAGCTGCCGGGCTCCGTGTGGAAGGCGTACGCGGGGCAGAGGGCGCGCGCAGCGCGGCCGGGGCAAGTCCGGCAAGCCGCGGTTCCGCGGCGGGGGGACAGGCCAAGGGCGGCGCCCAGCAAGCGGCGGGCGGGCGGCAGGATCGACAGGCGCCCCGCGGCCAGCGCTAG
- the rfaD gene encoding ADP-glyceromanno-heptose 6-epimerase — protein MIVVTGAAGFIGSNLVRGLNRRGIQDILAVDDLTDGDKFVNLADCRIADYMDKDDFRRLVNSRSLPKPDAIFHQGACSDTTERNGKYMMDNNYRVTLELFDYCQSECVPFLYASSAATYGGSSVYAEDPANERPLNVYGYSKLLFDQVLRTRLHALTAQVVGLRYFNVYGPHEQHKGRMASVAFHNMNQFLAEGHVRLFAGWDGYPDGGQSRDFISVDDVVAVNLHFLDNPQTSGIFNCGTGRAQPFNDVAMAVVNTLREEQGQPALPLDELVGQGLIRYIPFPDDLKGRYQSYTQADVSRLRAAGFDQPMRDVQTGVAEYVRYWRARP, from the coding sequence ATGATCGTCGTCACCGGAGCGGCAGGCTTCATCGGCAGCAATCTCGTTCGCGGCCTGAACCGGCGCGGCATTCAGGACATCCTGGCGGTGGACGACCTGACCGACGGCGATAAGTTCGTCAATCTGGCGGACTGCCGCATCGCCGACTACATGGATAAGGATGACTTCCGCCGGCTGGTGAACAGCCGCAGCCTGCCCAAACCCGATGCCATTTTTCATCAGGGCGCGTGCTCCGATACCACCGAGCGCAACGGCAAGTACATGATGGACAACAACTACCGCGTCACGCTGGAGTTGTTCGACTATTGCCAATCCGAATGCGTGCCTTTCCTGTACGCGTCGTCGGCGGCGACCTATGGCGGCTCGTCGGTCTACGCGGAAGATCCTGCCAACGAGCGGCCGCTGAATGTCTACGGCTATTCCAAGCTGTTGTTCGACCAGGTGCTGCGCACGCGTCTGCACGCCTTGACCGCCCAGGTCGTCGGCTTGCGGTATTTCAACGTCTATGGGCCGCATGAGCAGCACAAGGGCCGCATGGCCTCCGTAGCGTTTCACAACATGAATCAGTTCCTGGCGGAAGGCCACGTGCGCCTGTTTGCCGGCTGGGACGGCTATCCCGATGGCGGACAGAGCCGCGACTTCATCTCCGTCGATGACGTCGTCGCCGTAAACCTGCATTTCCTGGACAACCCGCAGACCTCCGGCATCTTCAACTGCGGGACCGGACGCGCCCAGCCGTTCAACGACGTGGCGATGGCGGTGGTCAATACGCTGCGCGAAGAACAGGGGCAGCCCGCCTTGCCGCTGGACGAACTGGTCGGCCAGGGCCTGATCCGCTACATCCCCTTCCCGGACGATCTGAAAGGCCGGTATCAAAGCTATACCCAGGCCGACGTCAGCCGGCTGCGCGCCGCCGGGTTCGACCAGCCGATGCGAGACGTGCAGACCGGCGTCGCGGAATACGTGCGTTACTGGCGCGCACGGCCGTAG
- the cysM gene encoding cysteine synthase CysM: MKTVTYPTVEQTVGNTPLVRLQRIPGADNAARGNVILAKLEGNNPAGSVKDRPALSMIRQAEARGEIKPGDTLIEATSGNTGIALAMVAAMRGYRMILIMPDNLSVERRAAMTAYGAQLILTPADKGGMEYARDLAMAMQSEGKGKVLDQFANPDNPRAHIEGTGPELWAQTDGTITHFVSAMGTTGTIMGVSTYLKSRNPAIQVIGAQPEEGSQIPGIRKWPEAYLPAIFDRDRVDAYEYILQADAEAMARRLAAEEGIFAGISSAGALIAALRVASRVENATIVFIVCDRGDRYLSTGVFN, encoded by the coding sequence ATGAAAACCGTCACCTACCCAACCGTTGAGCAGACCGTCGGCAACACGCCGCTGGTGCGGCTCCAGCGCATTCCGGGCGCCGACAATGCCGCGCGCGGCAACGTCATCCTGGCCAAGCTCGAAGGCAACAACCCGGCTGGATCGGTCAAGGACCGGCCCGCCCTGTCCATGATCCGCCAAGCCGAGGCGCGCGGCGAAATCAAGCCGGGCGACACCCTGATCGAAGCCACCAGCGGCAACACCGGCATCGCGCTGGCCATGGTGGCCGCGATGCGCGGCTATCGCATGATCCTCATCATGCCGGACAACCTTTCGGTGGAACGGCGCGCCGCGATGACGGCGTATGGGGCGCAGCTGATCCTGACGCCGGCCGATAAAGGCGGCATGGAATACGCCCGCGACCTGGCCATGGCGATGCAGAGCGAAGGCAAGGGTAAAGTCCTGGACCAGTTCGCCAACCCCGACAACCCGCGCGCACATATCGAAGGGACCGGCCCCGAGCTGTGGGCGCAGACCGATGGCACGATCACGCATTTCGTCAGCGCGATGGGGACCACGGGGACCATCATGGGCGTGTCCACGTATCTGAAATCGCGCAATCCGGCGATCCAGGTCATCGGCGCGCAGCCCGAGGAAGGGTCGCAGATACCCGGCATACGCAAGTGGCCCGAAGCGTATCTTCCGGCCATTTTCGACCGCGACCGCGTGGACGCCTACGAGTACATCCTGCAGGCCGACGCCGAAGCCATGGCACGCCGGCTGGCTGCCGAAGAGGGCATCTTCGCCGGCATTTCCTCCGCGGGCGCCCTGATCGCCGCGCTGCGCGTGGCCTCCCGGGTAGAAAACGCCACAATCGTCTTTATCGTGTGCGACCGCGGCGATCGCTATCTTTCCACCGGCGTGTTCAACTGA
- the rfaE1 gene encoding D-glycero-beta-D-manno-heptose-7-phosphate kinase, translated as MSAFPVDAISKRRVLVVGDVMLDRYWFGEVDRVSPEAPVPIVRVARREDRLGGAANVARNVVALGGQATLVGVVGADEAGERIRALAHDAGIAPGLVADARHPTTLKMRVLGRQQQLLRVDFEESPGASALDVLDAEFDRQLEGHDVVVLSDYAKGALGRVQNLIARARAAGVPVLVDPKGDHYDIYRGATLVTPNRAEMQQAVGRWRSEDDLAQRAQQLREKLNLEALLVTRSEQGMTLFTDMGREHVDAQAHEVFDVSGAGDTVLATLAVTRAVGMPWPQAMRWANRAGGVVVGKLGTSTVSAQELGDLS; from the coding sequence ATGAGCGCTTTTCCCGTTGACGCTATTTCCAAGCGCCGCGTCCTGGTCGTCGGCGATGTCATGCTCGACCGCTATTGGTTCGGCGAAGTCGATCGCGTTTCGCCAGAGGCGCCGGTACCGATCGTGCGCGTCGCCCGCCGCGAGGATCGCCTGGGCGGAGCGGCCAACGTGGCGCGCAACGTCGTCGCGCTGGGGGGGCAGGCTACGCTGGTTGGCGTCGTGGGCGCCGACGAGGCTGGCGAACGCATCCGCGCGCTGGCCCATGACGCGGGCATTGCGCCCGGCCTGGTGGCCGACGCGCGCCACCCGACCACGCTGAAGATGCGCGTGCTGGGCAGGCAACAACAGCTGCTGCGCGTGGATTTCGAAGAATCGCCGGGCGCCTCGGCGCTGGACGTCCTTGACGCCGAGTTCGACCGCCAGCTGGAAGGCCATGACGTGGTTGTCCTGTCCGACTATGCAAAGGGCGCGCTCGGACGGGTGCAGAACCTCATCGCCCGCGCCCGCGCAGCCGGCGTTCCCGTGCTGGTGGACCCGAAAGGCGATCATTACGATATCTACCGCGGGGCCACCCTGGTCACGCCGAACCGCGCGGAAATGCAGCAGGCGGTCGGCCGCTGGCGGTCCGAGGACGATCTGGCGCAGCGCGCGCAACAGTTGCGCGAGAAACTGAATCTGGAAGCGCTGCTGGTTACGCGTTCCGAGCAGGGCATGACCCTGTTCACCGACATGGGGCGCGAACATGTCGACGCCCAGGCGCATGAAGTGTTCGACGTGTCCGGCGCCGGCGACACGGTCCTCGCCACCCTGGCGGTGACGCGCGCCGTCGGCATGCCGTGGCCGCAGGCCATGCGCTGGGCGAACCGCGCCGGCGGCGTCGTGGTCGGCAAACTGGGGACGTCCACGGTAAGTGCACAGGAATTGGGAGACCTATCATGA
- a CDS encoding histone deacetylase family protein — METLYLTHPSCRLHEMGEWHPECPQRLDAISDQLLASGIMSYLDVREARPAPREALLRAHSAAYVDALAQRTPAQGYRALDPDTLMNAHSYEAALHAAGAGLQAVDAVMAGGAATAFCAVRPPGHHACRDRAMGFCLFNNVAIAAYHAMAQHRVERVAIIDFDVHHGNGTEEIFAGDARVLMCGIFQHPFYPYSGAESAAENMVNVPVPAYTGGAAVRDIVTQRWLPRLEAHRPQLILVSAGFDAHREDDLGQLGLVEADFAWMTEQIMQTAQRHANGRVVSMLEGGYDLSALGRSVVAHIRALASL, encoded by the coding sequence ATGGAGACCCTGTATCTTACCCACCCGTCCTGCCGGCTGCATGAGATGGGCGAGTGGCATCCGGAATGTCCGCAGAGACTCGATGCCATATCCGACCAGCTGCTGGCGAGCGGCATCATGTCGTATCTGGACGTGCGCGAGGCGCGGCCCGCGCCGCGCGAGGCGTTGCTGCGCGCGCATAGCGCGGCATACGTGGACGCGCTGGCGCAGCGCACGCCGGCGCAGGGCTATCGCGCCCTGGACCCCGACACCCTGATGAACGCGCATTCCTACGAGGCTGCGCTGCATGCGGCGGGGGCGGGCCTGCAGGCCGTCGATGCCGTCATGGCCGGAGGGGCCGCTACGGCGTTCTGCGCGGTCCGGCCGCCGGGGCACCATGCCTGCCGCGATCGCGCAATGGGGTTCTGCCTGTTCAACAACGTTGCGATCGCCGCCTATCACGCCATGGCGCAACACCGGGTGGAGCGGGTGGCGATCATCGACTTCGACGTGCATCACGGCAATGGCACCGAAGAAATTTTCGCCGGCGATGCCCGTGTCCTGATGTGCGGCATATTCCAACATCCGTTCTACCCTTACAGCGGCGCGGAGAGCGCAGCGGAAAACATGGTCAACGTACCGGTGCCGGCCTATACGGGCGGCGCCGCCGTGCGCGACATCGTGACGCAACGCTGGCTGCCCCGGCTGGAGGCCCACCGGCCGCAGCTCATCCTGGTGTCGGCCGGGTTCGACGCCCACCGCGAGGACGACCTGGGTCAGTTGGGCCTGGTCGAGGCCGACTTCGCCTGGATGACCGAACAGATCATGCAAACGGCGCAGCGTCACGCCAACGGCCGTGTCGTCAGCATGCTGGAAGGCGGCTACGATCTTTCCGCCTTGGGCCGCAGCGTGGTGGCGCATATCCGCGCACTCGCCAGCCTGTGA